Proteins found in one Triticum urartu cultivar G1812 chromosome 4, Tu2.1, whole genome shotgun sequence genomic segment:
- the LOC125550648 gene encoding uncharacterized protein LOC125550648 has translation MSTSSPTSSPPPSADGGGGARCISPTPSRRKVSPGRSGGSSRKSPGSREFGNSVLKSVNKSTSQFKKSVIRRSGPSIDWFPRKKTESYLKRKIKRLQETDGMTASLHDTLENSNLHYTRMAREKIAASEAARKAMEARKTAMVEASWCRILQTARIQNKEAEELMEKAKLHATEAFEYARVIGIMMYDKPDCPSQQYEVESSAKTGGRPTHKVTASFQTAFEVDMEVAAAVKKAFVKLANSPDLPNQEEFKELLRKISQNPEATDSDVNSEAEQQLGDCNNEETNNFKSNNNTSRKSIFPSDFNTADLEQSTDLVNIMLERIKALHEDDLASLAVIVATSGLNAALQRDKGKYHETKPVSYTTAGTHRPQSRRYSTAASFIDIQGPKKEVSSELPSLDKFLVKHHSKLEREVQEAKEACRKVTPVKPVVQDGQGQLAGGNTTALESASDLGSILVKNMSRLEKEILEAKKSNQCTDSSEGNCKDVTDDVQASTEESESLKGQSEVLSDSNVIRGSGEESNCVQACTDSSQDKENRILSSHKLPPLAAKGNHGGKRLTRIEAAKLEALRSFCTKDGSEVGVGLDKVFVKPTNRLEMEKRKALEQGQTDVQKQKDPQKCCDNTPVSLDEILVKRVSRLEREKMEYEKRNASGQGQTIVSRDQRKHGNIATASESLDQVLVKRVSRLEREKMEYEKRNASGGARTGVQTGSDDKASDSLDQILDKHVSRLEKEKMEHEKKGDSDTPLLEKSDTQCADGAAGGLADIFVKRPTKLEQAKQAAAAAEGNSTRVLNPAEERRRAREKELLDAWGGEGLGSSVKPHLSKIESDKVECRKSEGELKQERRRAREKELLDAWGGVGLGNSMKPHLSKIEKDKAAWRKLEEEQKQICAGSTREL, from the exons ATGTCGACCTCGTCTCCCACCTCGTCGCCGCCTCCCTCCGCCGACGGAGGCGGCGGGGCCCGCTGCATCTCGCCGACGCCCTCCCGTCGGAAGGTCTCCCCCGGCCGCAGCGGCGGGAGCTCCCGCAAG AGTCCAGGTTCAAGAGAATTTGGAAACTCAGTATTGAAATCTGTCAATAAGTCGACATCCCAATTCAAGAAATCTGTGATTCGCAGAAGTGGTCCTTCGATTGATTGGTTCCCTAGGAAAAAAACTGAATCATACTTGAAAAGAAAGATAAAGCGTCTTCAG GAGACTGATGGTATGACCGCATCCCTTCATGATACTCTGGAAAATTCCAATCTTCATTATACTAGGATGGCAAGGGAGAAAATTGCAGCCAGTGAAGCGGCCAGAAAGGCGATGGAAGCTCGCAAGACTGCTATGGTTGAAGCTTCGTGGTGTAGAATTCTTCAAACAGCCAG GATCCAAAACAAAGAAGCTGAAGAACTTATGGAAAAGGCCAAGTTGCATGCGACTGAAGCATTTGAATACGCTAGAGTAATAGGTATCATGATGTATGACAAGCCTGACTGTCCCAGTCAGCAGTATGAGGTGGAATCCTCGGCAAAAACTGGAGGAAGACCAACTCACAAGGTTACAGCGTCCTTTCAGACTGCTTTTGAGGTTGATATGGAGGTTGCTGCTGCAGTGAAGAAGGCATTTGTCAAACTTGCAAACTCTCCTGATTTGCCAAACCAAGAAGAGTTTAAGGAGCTATTGCGGAAAATTAGCCAAAATCCAGAGGCGACTGATAGTGATGTGAATTCTGAAGCTGAGCAGCAGCTTGGTGACTGTAACAATGAAGAAACAAACAATTTCAAATCCAATAACAATACCTCCAGAAAAAGCATCTTCCCATCTGATTTCAATACTGCTGATCTAGAACAATCCACTGATCTTGTAAACATTATGCTTGAAAGGATAAAAGCTCTTCATGAAGACGACCTTGCCTCTTTGGCGGTCATTGTTGCCACATCTGGCCTAAATGCAGCACTTCAAAGGGATAAGGGAAAATATCATGAAACGAAGCCTGTGAGCTACACTACTGCAGGGACACACAGACCACAATCAAGAAGATATTCCACTGCAGCCAGCTTTATTGATATACAAGGACCAAAGAAAGAAGTCTCATCTGAATTACCAAGTCTGGACAAGTTCTTGGTCAAGCATCATTCAAAACTAGAAAGAGAAGTTCAAGAAGCAAAAGAAGCATGCAGAAAAGTAACTCCAGTGAAACCTGTTGTACAAGATGGCCAGGGCCAACTTGCAGGGGGCAACACAACGGCACTAGAATCTGCTTCTGACCTGGGCAGCATTCTTGTGAAGAATATGTCTAGGCTTGAGAAAGAGATCTTGGAAGCCAAGAAGAGCAACCAGTGCACCGATTCTTCTGAAGGGAACTGCAAGGATGTTACGGACGATGTGCAAGCCAGCACCGAAGAATCTGAATCTCTCAAGGGTCAGTCAGAAGTCTTGTCTGACAGCAATGTGATCAGGGGATCGGGTGAAGAAAGCAATTGCGTTCAAGCCTGTACCGATTCTTCACAAGATAAAGAAAACAGAATTTTAAGTTCACATAAGCTGCCACCCTTGGCTGCAAAGGGTAACCATGGTGGCAAAAGATTGACTCGAATTGAAGCTGCAAAGCTTGAAGCACTTCGAAGTTTCTGCACTAAGGATGGCAGCGAAGTAGGTGTTGGCCTCGACAAGGTCTTTGTTAAGCCAACCAATAGACTGGAGATGGAAAAGAGAAAAGCACTGGAGCAAGGACAGACCGACGTACAGAAGCAGAAGGATCCACAGAAGTGTTGTGATAACACACCAGTGAGTTTAGATGAGATTTTAGTGAAGCGTGTATCAAGACTGGAAAGGGAGAAAATGGAGTATGAGAAGAGGAATGCCTCGGGACAAGGACAGACCATTGTGTCGCGTGATCAGCGGAAGCATGGCAACATTGCCACAGCATCCGAGAGCTTGGATCAAGTCCTAGTAAAACGTGTCAGTCGGCTAGAAAGGGAGAAGATGGAATATGAGAAGAGGAATGCATCAGGAGGAGCAAGAACTGGTGTGCAGACTGGTAGCGATGACAAAGCATCTGATAGTTTAGACCAGATCTTGGATAAACATGTCTCCAGGCTTGAAAAGGAGAAGATGGAGCATGAAAAGAAGGGTGATAGTGACACACCACTGCTAGAGAAGAGTGATACACAATGTGCAGATGGAGCAGCCGGGGGTCTGGCTGACATCTTTGTCAAGCGTCCGACGAAGCTTGAGCAAGCCAAAcaggctgctgctgctgctgaagGAAATTCGACAAGAGTCTTGAACCCTGCTGAAGAGCGCAGGAGAGCGAGGGAGAAAGAGCTTCTGGATGCATGGGGAGGAGAGGGGCTAGGGAGCTCGGTGAAGCCCCATCTGTCCAAGATTGAGAGTGACAAG GTTGAATGTAGGAAATCAGAGGGAGAACTGAAGCAGGAGCGCAGAAGAGCGAGGGAGAAGGAGCTTCTGGATGCATGGGGAGGAGTGGGGCTCGGCAACTCGATGAAGCCACATCTCTCCAAGATCGAGAAAGATAAG GCTGCTTGGAGAAAACTAGAGGAGGAACAGAAGCAGATATGTGCTGGTAGTACAAGGGAGCTGTGA
- the LOC125553535 gene encoding uncharacterized protein LOC125553535 — protein MQAYNPSRTRRGDQEEKHMTQMEELVRQCDMEVMKMAMLKHEQTFRQQVHDLHRLYRVQKQLMGDQSGRPSSVLPCRQVQRRRQHPRRPELSLQLPVDDNEDEHTVVSAGTGRLATPPSTESEDELELTLAVGGGGVHGGSRRSQRRRRESATDCSGRRSPQTPSSSTDSDEALRPVQHRHQRATPCDLRGGVTVSKQPQWLVRCLSLRMA, from the exons ATGCAAGCTTATAATCCCTCAAGGACAAGACGAGGAGACCAAGAAGAGAAGCATATGACGCAGATGGAGGAGCTCGTGCGGCAGTGCGACATGGAGGTCATGAAGATGGCCATGCTCAAGCACGAGCAGACCTTCAGGCAGCAG GTGCATGATCTGCACCGGCTGTACCGAGTCCAGAAGCAGCTCATGGGCGACCAGAGCGGGCGCCCGTCGTCAGTGCTACCCTGCCGTCAGGTGCAGAGGCGCAGGCAGCACCCCCGCCGGCCGGAGCTGAGCCTGCAGCTCCCTGTCGACGACAACGAGGACGAGCACACCGTCGTCAGCGCCGGCACAGGCCGCCTAGCGACGCCGCCGTCCACGGAAAGCGAGGACGAGCTGGAGCTGACGCTGgccgtcggcggcggcggcgtccacggcgggagCAGAAGGAGCCAGAGGAGGAGGCGGGAGAGCGCGACGGACTGCTCCggcagaagaagcccacagacGCCGTCTTCGTCGACCGACTCCGACGAGGCGCTCCGCCCGGTGCAGCACCGCCACCAGAGGGCGACGCCGTGTGATCTCCGGGGAGGGGTGACGGTGTCGAAGCAGCCGCAATGGCTGGTGCGCTGTCTCAGCCTTAGGATGGCTTGA